The following are from one region of the Juglans regia cultivar Chandler chromosome 10, Walnut 2.0, whole genome shotgun sequence genome:
- the LOC108995839 gene encoding protein ELF4-LIKE 3-like — protein sequence MEGDTFSGLGNGTQIDSKVLHTFEKNFVQVQHIFDQNRLLINEINQNHESKIPDNLSRNVGLIRELNSNIRRVVDLYADLSTSFTKSVEASSEGDSSGALRSDGKAGHKRNRPA from the coding sequence ATGGAGGGTGACACATTCTCAGGACTTGGTAATGGCACCCAGATCGATAGCAAGGTCTTGCATACATTTGAGAAGAACTTTGTTCAAGTCCAGCACATCTTTGATCAGAACAGGCTGCTCATCAATGAGATAAACCAGAATCATGAGTCCAAGATCCCTGACAACCTCAGCAGGAATGTAGGTCTGATCAGGGAGCTCAACAGCAATATCAGGAGGGTCGTTGACCTCTATGCAGACCTCTCTACCTCCTTTACCAAATCCGTGGAGGCTTCCTCTGAGGGGGACTCCAGTGGGGCTTTGAGATCAGATGGCAAAGCTGGGCACAAGCGAAATAGGCCTGCATAG
- the LOC108995838 gene encoding 40S ribosomal protein S3-2-like yields the protein MATQMSKKRKFVADGVFFAELNEVLTRELAEDGYSGVEVRVTPMRTEIIIRATRTQNVLGEKGRRIRELTSLVQKRFKFPENSVELYAEKVNNRGLCAIAQAESLRYKLLGGLAVRRACYGVLRFVMENGAKGCEVIVSGKLRAQRAKSMKFKDGYMISSGQPVNEYIDSAVRHVLLRQGVLGIKVKIMLDWDPKGKVGPTTPLPDLVTIHPPKEEEEHFLRAPVADAATDIEVLPVA from the exons ATGGCAACCCAGATGAGTAAAAAGCGAAAG TTCGTAGCTGACGGCGTTTTCTTCGCCGAACTGAATGAGGTACTAACCCGTGAGCTGGCCGAAGACGGTTACTCCGGAGTCGAGGTTAGGGTTACTCCGATGCGCACTGAGATCATCATCAGAGCCACCCGGACCCAAAACGTTCTCG GTGAGAAGGGGAGGAGGATCAGAGAGTTGACCTCTTTGGTACAGAAGCGCTTCAAGTTCCCAGAGAATAGCGTGGAGCTCTACGCTGAGAAAGTTAATAACAGAGGGCTCTGCGCTATTGCCCAGGCTGAGTCTCTCCGTTACAAGCTTCTCGGCGGTCTTGCTGTTCGGAG GGCCTGCTATGGTGTCCTGAGATTTGTAATGGAAAACGGGGCAAAGGGATGCGAG GTGATTGTTAGTGGAAAACTTAGGGCACAACGTGCAAAGTCCATGAAGTTTAAGGACGGCTACATGATTTCTTCTGGTCAGCCAGTCAATGAATATATAGACTCAGCTGTGAGACATGTTCTTCTGAGACAG GGGGTACTTGGTATCAAGGTCAAGATAATGCTTGATTGGGATCCTAAAGGAAAGGTGGGCCCCACAACTCCCCTACCTGATCTGGTTACAATCCACCCTCCCAAGGAGGAAGAGGAACATTTCCTCCGAGCACCAGTGGCTGACGCGGCAACCGATATTGAGGTCCTCCCGGTGGCTTAA
- the LOC108999594 gene encoding uncharacterized protein LOC108999594: MASTSAVSMAMPLTYATQKRVPTTSGAFFKPLLVRPSKAIPAASKSIGRVQVRASMKEKAVTGLTAAALTASMVIPDVAEAASGVSPSLKNFLLSIVAGGVVLTAIIGVVIGVSNFDPVKRS; the protein is encoded by the coding sequence atggcttCCACTTCTGCAGTCTCAATGGCAATGCCACTAACCTATGCAACCCAAAAGAGGGTTCCAACAACCTCTGGGGCTTTCTTCAAGCCACTTCTAGTGAGGCCCTCCAAGGCCATACCTGCTGCTTCAAAATCAATTGGGAGGGTTCAAGTGAGGGCTTCCATGAAGGAGAAGGCAGTCACGGGGCTCACGGCGGCTGCTCTGACGGCTTCCATGGTGATACCAGATGTGGCTGAGGCTGCATCTGGGGTTTCTCCGTCGCTCAAGAACTTCTTGCTCAGCATTGTGGCTGGTGGAGTCGTGCTTACTGCCATTATTGGTGTTGTCATTGGTGTTTCCAACTTTGACCCAGTGAAACGGAGCTGA
- the LOC109020210 gene encoding HVA22-like protein j, translating into MLGDFITRCLLLLLCYAYPALQCYKTVEKNRVGIKELRFWCQYWIIVAILTALERVVDVFMTRFPLYGEMKLALIIYLWYPKTKGTSYVYETLLRPNVAKHETDIDHKLLEWRARMWDLAIFYWQNCSELGQSAFLQVLQYFAAGRFNHTNN; encoded by the exons ATGTTGGGGGATTTCATTACCAGATGTCTTCT GCTGCTTCTTTGTTATGCCTATCCCGCACTCCAGTGTTACAAAACCGTGGAGAAGAACAGGGTCGGGATCAAAGAACTCCGATTTTGGTGTCAATATTG gATCATTGTGGCTATACTTACAGCTCTTGAGAGGGTGGTGGACGTATTCATGACACG GTTCCCCTTATACGGTGAGATGAAGCTGGCACTTATTATCTACCTATGGTATCCAAAGACCAAG GGAACCAGTTATGTATACGAGACCTTGTTGCGGCCGAACGTAGCTAAGCATGAAACAGACATCGACCATAAGTTGCTGGAGTGGAGGGCAAGAATGTGGGATTTGGCCATTTTCTATTGGCAAAACTGCTCGGAATTAGGACAGTCGGCGTTCCTCCAAGTCTTGCAGTACTTCGCTGCTGGAAGGTTCAATcacactaacaattag